Proteins co-encoded in one Sulfurimonas sp. HSL1-2 genomic window:
- a CDS encoding CmpA/NrtA family ABC transporter substrate-binding protein — translation MKSASGLKGLTLAGLALGLAATTLMAAVEKKKLTIGFIALTDCAPIVIAEEKGFFDKYGLDVHVVKEGGGWPGIQQKVINGEYDFSHALAGMPIAATLGINGDANLVALLSLDFNGNGITFGNNIMKQMKKYGMDDKKRPLGSESLKKYIDAKHAKEGGKYKPLDFGMVHPVSTHNYELRYWMATSGIDPDADATIKPFPPPTMPSNLIAGNIEGYCVGEPWNERVVLKKKGSTLVTNYDIWNNNPEKVLQARADFVEKNPETTKAVMKAIIEAQMWLDESWEHRKEAAKILSKPNYVKAPVDVLEKSMTGTFQYLKGQDSEPNPMFNVFANYYAAYPFYSHGMWFITQMYRWGQLEQPVDMKAVIEKTYRPDLFEIAAKEVGYALPPSPWKKDGVDKYNMFMDGKVFDPNKAVEYIYSFKVTHPKVGEAELKAVNGWEGSLKTAQPDYVCPYGPAGCADPKYVTE, via the coding sequence ATGAAAAGTGCATCTGGATTGAAAGGTTTGACACTGGCCGGACTCGCCCTCGGGCTGGCGGCGACGACGCTGATGGCAGCAGTCGAAAAGAAGAAGCTGACCATCGGATTTATTGCGCTGACGGACTGTGCTCCTATCGTCATCGCGGAGGAGAAGGGTTTTTTTGACAAGTACGGCCTGGACGTCCACGTCGTCAAAGAGGGCGGCGGTTGGCCGGGGATCCAGCAGAAGGTGATCAACGGCGAGTACGACTTCTCGCACGCCCTGGCGGGGATGCCGATCGCGGCGACGCTGGGCATCAACGGTGATGCGAACCTGGTCGCGCTGCTGAGCCTCGATTTCAACGGCAACGGCATCACCTTCGGCAACAACATCATGAAGCAGATGAAAAAGTACGGCATGGATGACAAGAAACGCCCGCTGGGCTCCGAGTCGCTGAAAAAGTACATCGACGCCAAGCATGCGAAAGAGGGCGGCAAGTACAAGCCGCTCGACTTCGGTATGGTCCACCCGGTCTCCACGCACAACTACGAACTGCGCTACTGGATGGCGACGTCGGGCATCGACCCGGATGCCGATGCGACGATCAAACCTTTCCCGCCGCCGACGATGCCGAGCAACCTCATTGCCGGGAACATCGAAGGATACTGCGTCGGGGAGCCGTGGAACGAACGCGTCGTTTTGAAAAAGAAGGGCTCCACCCTGGTCACGAACTATGACATCTGGAACAACAACCCCGAGAAGGTGCTGCAGGCCCGCGCGGATTTCGTGGAGAAGAACCCGGAGACGACCAAGGCGGTCATGAAGGCGATCATCGAAGCGCAGATGTGGCTGGATGAAAGCTGGGAACACCGCAAAGAGGCGGCGAAGATCCTCAGCAAGCCCAACTACGTCAAGGCGCCTGTCGACGTGCTTGAAAAGTCGATGACGGGGACCTTCCAGTACCTCAAGGGGCAGGACTCCGAGCCCAACCCGATGTTCAACGTCTTTGCCAACTACTATGCGGCGTACCCTTTTTACAGCCACGGCATGTGGTTCATCACGCAGATGTACCGCTGGGGCCAGCTGGAGCAGCCTGTCGACATGAAAGCGGTCATCGAGAAGACCTACCGCCCCGACCTCTTTGAGATCGCGGCCAAAGAGGTGGGCTATGCGCTGCCGCCGAGCCCGTGGAAAAAAGACGGGGTGGACAAGTACAACATGTTCATGGACGGCAAGGTGTTCGACCCGAACAAGGCGGTGGAGTACATCTACAGCTTCAAAGTGACGCATCCGAAAGTCGGCGAGGCCGAACTCAAGGCGGTCAACGGCTGGGAGGGGAGCCTCAAGACGGCGCAGCCCGACTATGTCTGCCCGTACGGTCCCGCCGGCTGTGCCGACCCGAAATACGTCACCGAATAA